One Natronomonas gomsonensis genomic window, GTTTGATTTCCAGCGCGAACGGCCGCCCGGAATTGAGCATGAGCGCGTCTACGTCCTCCCGTCCGGCGCCGTGGAAGACGGCCTCGGTACCGCGAAACGCCGACAGAAACGGCGGTGCGACCAGTTCCTCGACGCTCTCGTCGAACTTCTCCCACTCCGTCTGGGGAATGTCCCGCTGCAGTTTCCGGTAGCGGCCGTAAATCGTCACGGAATTGCGCTGGACTTGCACGTCGACATCCTCGCCGGTGAGGTCGATGAGGAACTGCACGTCCGGACGCTCGAAGTCGACTTCGGCGCCGAGTTCCGCGCCGACGCGACGCCCCACCTCGCGGTTCACCTCGGTTTTCAGCGGTTCGCCGGCGTCCTCCTCGAAGCCGGCATCGAGTCGCAGGAGTCGCTCGTTTTCCTCGACCAGCGGTGGGATGCGCGTCCCAACCTGATAGGTGTACAGTTCGGTTTCGCCGAGCGCCTCGACGACGCGGTCGGCCAACTCGTCGAAGCGGTCACAGATGCCCTCACACACCCAGCAGTCGGCCTCGGGTTCCTCGAAGGGGTCGTCGTCGTCGAGTGCGACGGCGGTTCGGAGCGCCCGCCCGCGTTCGGTGTTGGTCAACCCGAAACTGCGGTCGGCGACCGGCCGCCCGAGGCAGGCGTCACACAGCGGCCCGGTCGCGAGCAGCGCGCGGGCGTCGTCGATGAGGCTCATACGGCCCGGTCGGTGCCGCGACGGTAACACGCTTGCCATCCACGACGGTACCGCCTGTCCCGTCCGGCCGATTAGCCGCTACCGGTTCGGAGTCCGTCCAGTTCCTCGCGGCGCGTACGTATCGCTCGTCGGAAGGCCTCCTTGTCTTCGAAGTTCGCCGACTCGAGGCGCGCTTCGAGGACGAGCAGTTCGAGCTGGAGCTCCCGCGCCCGGTCGTGGTGTTCCGGCGGCACGTCCTCGGGTGGTTCCCGCGGATATTCGTCGTCGGCCATACCGACGGTACGGTCGGGAGCCTGCTGTGTGTATCGCTCGCGGAAGCCGCGCTCCGCCGATAGTTTCAACCGGGGCGGCAACGACCCGTCGGTATGGACATCACGACCGGCATCGTCCTCGCAGCGGGGGAGGGGACGCGGCTGCGGCCGCTGACCTTCAACCGACCGAAGACGATGCTTCCCGCCGCCGGACGCCCCATTCTCGAACACGTCCTCGACGTGTTGGTCGACTGCGGCATCGAACGGCTCTGTCTCGTCGTCGGCTACCAGCGCGAACGCGTCCAAGAGCACTTTGGACCCTCCTACCGCGACGTGCCCATCACGTACGTCCACCAGACGAAGCAACTCGGGAGCGGTCACGCCCTCCAGCAGGCCGCTCCGGAGACCGACGGACCCGTGTTGGTGCTGAACGGCGACCGCGTCATCGACGAGCGAATCGTCGCCGACGTTCTCGAGGGGTTCGACGGCACGCCCGCGATGGCGGTGTTGGACCACCCGACACCGACGAGGTACGGCGCCGTCGAGGTCGACGACGGCACGCTGTCGACGCTCGTCGAAAAACCCGACAGCGACGCCTTCGGTCGCATCAACGCTGGCGTCTACGCCTTCGACGAGTCGGTGTTCGATGCCATCGAACGGACGCCGCGTCGCAACGGCGAACTCCACCTGCCCGACGTCATCGGGACGCTGATGGACGACGGCGAAGTTCGGGCGGTGTCGACGGACGGACTGTGGGTCGACGCGACGTACCCGTGGGACCTGCTGTATCTCACGCGTGAGTTACTCGCCAACGGGCGCGTGCAGTTTCCGGAGCGAAGCGACAACGTGTGGGTGGCCGACAGCGCCCGCGTCCACCCCGAGGCGACCCTCCAGGGACCGGTCGTCGTCGGTCCCGACGCCGAAATCGCGGCCAGCGCCGTCGTCGGCCCCGACGTAGCGGTCGGACGGAACGCGACGGTCGGCGGCAACGTGACGCTGCAGAACACGCTGTTGGATTCGGACTGTCGGGTCGGCCCCGGGTCGACGCTCGTCGACTGCGTCGCCGGACAGAGCGTCTCCATCGGCCCCGGAACGGTCGTTCCGGGCGGCCCGAGCGACGTCCGGGTCGGCGACCGGGTGTTCGAGAATCAGGGACTCGGAGCAGTGCTGGCTGACCGAGCGTCGGTCGGCGGCGGCGCCACGTTCGTGCCCGGCACGCTCGTCGGCGCCGACGCGACGGTCGGGACGGGCGCCCACGTGAGTGGCTGGATTCGCAACGGCGCGGAGGTAGTCCGCTGATGTGTGGCATCATCGGCTGTGTTGGCCGTGGCGACGAGACGCTCGATACGCTGCTGCACGGGCTCTCGAAACTGGAGTATCGGGGCTACGACTCCGCGGGCGTCGCGTTGGTCGACGACCGCTCGGTGTCGGTCGTCAAGAAGTCGGGCGAACTCGACGCGCTTCGGGAGGAATTGAGCACCTCCGACATCGGTGGACGGGTCGGCATCGGCCACACCCGCTGGAGCACCCACGGGCCGCCGACGGACGGCAACGCACACCCCCACCGCGACTGCACCGGGGACGTTGCCGTCGTCCACAACGGCATCATCGAGAACTACCAGTCGCTCCGCGACGAACTGGCCGAATCGGGCCACGAGTTCCGCAGCGACACCGACACCGAGGTCGTGCCGCATCTCGTCGAGGCGAGCCTCGAATCGGGAGCCGACCCCGAAGCCGCCTTCCGGGCGGCTATCGGTCGTCTCGAGGGCAGTTACGCCATCGCCTGTGTCATCGCTGGCACCGACTCGGTGTTCGTCGCACGCAACGACTCGCCGCTCGTCCTCGGCATCGCCGAGGACGCGACGTATCTCGCCAGCGACGTGCCCGCCTTCCGGGAGTTCACCGACAAAGTGGTGTACCTCGAAGACGGCGAGTACGCCCGACTCGACACCGACGGCTGGCGTGTCTCCGATGTCGACGGCGGGACCATCGAGAAATCCATCGAGACGGTGACGTGGGACCCCGAAGACACCGGCAAGAGCGGCTACGACCACTTCATGCTCAAGGAGATTCACGAACAGCCGCGTGCCCTCCGGCAGTGTCTCCAGGGCCGAGTCGACGAACTCCGCGGGACCGTCACCCTAGAGGAGTTGGGCGAGTTGTCCCTCGAACGGGTCCATCTCGTCGCTGCGGGAACGAGCTATCATGCCGCCATCTACGGCGCCCAACTGCTGCAAGCCAAGGGCGTCCCCGCCCAGCCGTTTCTCTCCCACGAGTACGCCACCTCGCCCCCGCCGGCCGAGGACGCTATCGTCGTCGGCGTCTCCCAGAGCGGCGAGACGGCCGACACGCTCGCTGCGACCCGGGAGGCCCGCCGTCGCGGTGCCGAGACGCTTGCGCTGACGAACACCGTCGGGTCGACGATGGCTCGGGAGTGCGACCACGTCTGTTACATCCGCTCCGGCCCGGAAATCGGCGTCGCGGCGACGAAGACCTTCGCCGGCCAACAGACCGCGCTGAACCTCCTGACCGAGGCGGCGACGGAGGGCGGGGCCGACCGCGACGTCATCGCCGCACTTCGGAACGTGCCGGGACAGGTCCAGGAGGTCCTCGACAGTTCGAAGGCCGAAGCCGTCGCCGAAGCCTACCTCGACAGCGACGCCTACTTCTTCATCGGCCGGTCGCTGAACTTCCCCGTCGCGCTGGAGGGGGCCCTGAAGATGAAGGAAATATCCTACGAGCACGCCGAGGGGTTCGCCGCCGGCGAGTTGAAACACGGCCCGCTGGCGCTCGTCACCTCGGAGACGCCCGTCTTCGCGACCGTCGTTGGCGACGGCGAACTCGCACGCAAGACGGTCGGCAACGTCAAGGAAGTCGAAGCCCGCGACGCGCCCGTCGTGGCGATTACGGACGGGCAATCCGACGTTGCACGCTACGCCGACCACGTCCTCGAAATCCCCGAGACGCACCCACGGACCGCGGCGATACTGACGAACGTCCAGCTCCAACTCGTGGCGTATCACACCGCCGCGAAACTCGGACGGTCGATAGACAAGCCTCGCAATCTCGCGAAAAGCGTCACCGTCGAGTAATCATTCAGTTTCGGAGTCGGGTTGCTGTCGGTTGTCGTCTGGCGGGTCCGGCGGTGCGAACGCAGCTGCCAGCGCTCGACCAACGCGGGTGTCTCGGATTTCATCCCACGATCGGCGTTCACGGACTGCGAGGAGAGCGATTCCCGACAGCACGAGCCAGCGGCCGAACGCTCCAGACGAGAGCGCTGCGGAAGCGAGTCCCGCGACGGCGACACCGAACAGCACGATACCGACTAGGTGAATCGGTTGAGAGCGGACCCACTGGGCCGCCTTCCGTACGGCCGCAGTCAGTCCGCTCCGTTCTGCCAACCGATTCCCGTGGCCGAGTGCCCACTCGATTGCTCGCAGAATCGGGCCGATGGTATACGTCTCACGCAAATCGATGACGATGACCTCCGGTTCGGGTTCCGCAAGGAACCACTGAACGATGCGCGAACCGCTGGCCCACCTCGATAGCGTGGCTTCGGCGCGCTTGCTCGCCCCTGCGATGCGTGATTCAGCGACCGCTGTTCCGAGACGATGCCGAATCGACTGTACCCAACCGAGCACCCCACTACTCATTCACGCCGACGATTTCGGCTTCGAACTGATAGGTGTTCGTTTCGAGGAAGAGCGTTCGGCCGAGACGGACCGGACCGCCGCCGTACTGTGGGCTGTCATCGACGAGTCGGGTTTCGAGTTCGACCGAGGCTCGAAGTTCGCTATGCGTTTCGTTGACAGCAGTCGTCTCGACGCTTCCAACCGTCGCAACGGTGTCGTCACCGACGGTCTGTTCGTCGCCCGTTCCGACCGCCTCTGCCACCGGGCGGCGAACGGTCGTCGTCACGTTCACCGTCGTACTCTCGGTGTCGAACGCTGGCGAAACATCACGTTCGACGACTCGGGTCCCGACCCGCGCCGTTTCCGTCATGACAGTGTAGCCCTGATTGACTCTCACCGGGTTGCCGGCGAACTGAAAACCCTGCTCCGTTCGGACTCCCTCGAGGGCGACCCGGAGGAAACTCCTGGGACCTGGCGTCCGGTGAATGGCGGTAACCGTCGCACGCTCGTCGCCGACGGTCACGTTTTCGGTTTCGAGCGTGGTCGCAGCGTCATCGGTTGTCACGAGCGTCACGTGGAGGGTATCGGCTGGCGGAGCATCGGAATTGGGTTCGGTTTCGTTCGCGTTCGGGTCGTCACCGAACACCAACGCCGCCCCGGCTGCGAGCACCGCGATTGCGAAGAGGACGACGAGCGCGTCGACGATGTTCACGCGGCCGAACAGTCGGCCCTTCTCGTCGATGAGTTCCATCTGTCCCGGTGTGTTCCCGGCGCTCACTAACGTGTTTCGTTCCTCACGCCACGGCGACGAGCAGTCCCCCAACGACCGCGAGCGTCCCCAGCGAGACACACACCGCCCAGAACGGCACGCGCTCGACGAACCGCATCAAGACGTCGATAGTGAGATAGCCGACGACGGCGCTGGTCCCGAGTGCGACGGCGGCCGCCAGCGGCGAAATGCCCGGCAGGCCCCCACCGCTCACCACGACGAGGGCGGCGGCACCGACGCCGGCCGGGATGGCCAGCAGAAACGACAGTCGCAGCGAGGCGGGCCCCTCGTAGCCACGCAGGAGGAGGACCGAAACGGTCGTTCCCGACCGCGACACGCCCGGGAGGATGGTGAGGCCCTGAAACGCGCCGACGAGTAGCGTATCGACGAGGGCGGGTGTCTCCTTGCCGACGAACCCCATCGAGTCGGCGGCGCGTTGGAGCAGTCCTGTCGCAATCAGCAGGCCGCCGACGACGGCGATGAAGACGCCGCCGGCGAGTCCGGCGACGGCGTCACGCAGTGTGAGATACAGCGGAATACCGACGATTCCTGTCACGAGACTCGCGAGGACGAGGTACGTCACGTCGGCGTTCTCCGGGTCGAACGCTGCATCTGGCCGCCATCCGGGGGCGTTCGAGAGTGCGTCAACGATATCCTCGCGGTAGTAGGCAGCCGCAGAGAAGACGGTTCCAACCTGCACGAACAGTGCGAGGTCCAAGGCGACCACGGGGTCGACGCCCCCGACGGCGGTCGTGACGATAGAGAGGTTACCCTGACTGGAGATGGGGAGCCACTCCAAGACGCCCTGCAGGATTCCCACGAGCAGCGCGAACAGCAACTCGGCGCGGTTCACTGCTGGCACCTCGGAGCGTCGGGTAGAAAACGCCGGTGGTTCCTCACGTCGGTCGGACTCCTCGGGTCGGCGTCGGCGTGGCCCTGCGAGTCGGCCAGTCGACGTGAGAACCGAACGTTCGAGAGCCGTCGACGAACGTTCGCCTGCCGATGGCTGTCCGGAATGAATCAGACTAAACCTCCGGCGCCCGGGAACTATAGTAGAGGCTTTATATTTCATGAACGAACCCTTCTGGCAACTGGTGGATATGTCCCGATGAATCCGAGCCGAGTCGACTTCATGGTTGACATGGCGTACGGTCTCCTGCTGTTGGTTGCGATCGTCCTCATCGCCACCGGGTCGACGGGGATCGGTATCGCCTTCGGACTTGGCGCGCTCGTCTCCTATGCCGTTCACGTCGCCTGGAAGATGGCGCGCTTCGACCCCGACTGGATGACCAAAGAGGTCACCGAGAACATCGAGGAGTCGCTGACCGAGGAGGTCTCCGAGAACGTCGGCGAGAAAGTGACAGAAGAAGTCACCGAGAGCGTCGAAGAGAAGGTGACTGAGGAGGTCACGGAGAACGTCGGGGAGAAAGTCACTCAAGAGGTGACGGAGAACGTCGGGGAGAAAGTCACCCAAGAGGTCACGGAGAGCGTCGAGGAGAAGGTGGCCGAAGAGGTCACACAGGAAGTCACCCAAGAGGTGACCGAGAACGTCGAGCAGACGCTTTCGGAAGAAATCGACACTATCGTCGACCAACTCGAGGCGGTCAACCAACGCATCGACAGACGGCCTCGGAAGGAGGAACTCGACGCCGAAGAGGTCGAAGCGGCGGCCGACGGGGACTCGAAGAGCAACGCCGACGACGAACGGGACGACGAATGATTGGGAGCGTGCGACGACTCGAAACGGAGGTGGTCTGAGGGTGGTCGAGGTACTCATCGGCGTCGGGTTGCTCGTCGCGCTGTTCGTCGGGTTCAACATCGGTGGGTCGACGACGGGGCCGGCGTTCGGGCCGGCCGTCGGCGCGGGCGCGATTTCGAAGTTCCTCGCGGGCGTGTTGATGTCGATATTCTTCGCCATCGGCGCGTGGACCATCGGCCGACGCGTCGTCAACACGCTCGGCCGGGACCTCGTCTACGACCCCGGCGTGTTCACCATCGAGACGAGCATTGTCGTGCTGTTCTTCATCGGCGGCGCGCTGTTCGTCGGCAACTACGTCGGCGTCCCTGCCTCCACGTCGATGACGGCCGTCGGTGCCATCGCCGGCCTCGGCGTCGCAACGGGCGAACTCAACTGGACGGTGATGGGCGAAATCGCCATCTGGTGGATCGTCGCCCCGCTGGTCGGATTCTGGGTGTCGGTGATGATCGGCCGGTACGTCTACCCGACGCTCAACAGCTGGATCGCGATTACCCAAACCGAGGGCGCACTCGTCGAATTCGACCGGTCGGGACTCCTTCCGGTTCCGCAAGCGGGGCCGAACACCACCCGTCGTGAGTTCTTCGGGACCATCGTGTTGGTCTCTATCGGCTGTCTGATGGCGTTCTCGTCGGGAACGTCCAACATCGCCAACGCCATCGCACCGCTGTACGGCGCCGGCGTGTCGATGAACCCGCTGATACTGGCCGGGTCGGCGGCGGTCGCCGTCGGTGCGCTGTCCATCGCCCGTCGGACGCTCGATACGCTCGGCAACGACATCACCGACCTCCCGCTGACCGCGGCCATCGTCGTCGCCGTCGTCGCCTCCGCTATCGTCATCGGGCTGTCGGCTATCGGTATCCCGGCGAGTTTCGTCATCATCGCGACGATGTCAATCGTCGGCCTCGGCTGGGGCCGGGCGACCCGAACCGCGACGGTCTCCGGGAGCATCCGCGGCGAGGACGAAACGAACGTCTCGGTCGGCGCTTTGGCCGCCGAAGAACCAGGGGAGGAAGCCCCCGAAATCGGCGAGGAAGAACCCGAAGACATCCCGAAGGCGTCGGATTTGTTCGACCCTTCGACGACTGGGCGGGTCATCCTGATGCAGAACCTCGTCCCGGTCATCTCGACGCTCGGTTCGTACGTCGCTTTCTGGGCGCTGTTTACGTTCCTCTGGTAAGCGCCCCCGAGCGTTTATTCGGCTCTCGGGCGTAGTCGTGGTATGACGACACGCGTACTCGTCCCGATGGACGATTCGGAACTCGCCGAGAGCGCGCTCAGGTACGCCCTCGAAACCCACGCCGACGCCGACGTCACCGTCATGCACGTCGTCGGAGAGCCGTCGTCGATGCTCGGCGAGGCGACCGCGTTGGCGCTGGAAGATGACATCGAAGCCGCGGCCGAGGAACAGGCGAGTGAGGTGCTCGCCCGCGCCCGCGCCATCGCCGACGAATACGACCGTGACATCGACACGGTTGTCGACATGGGCCGTCCGGGGCGGGCCATCGTCGACCGTGCGGAGTCGTTCGACACCGTCGTCATCGGAAGCCACGGCAGCTCTCTCGTCGACCGTCTGTTCATCGGCAACGTTGCCCAGACAGTGTTCCAACGGTGCCCCGTCCCGGTGACCGTCGTTCGGTAGACCCCTCGCGGCGTCTCGTTCAGGCTGATTTACACCTCCCCTCGCGGAAATTCCTCCCATCGGCGAAGCGGTTTTGCCGTCGCGAACTACAGCGGTACGTGTGAACGATTCTGATGCTCCTCGGCCGCCGGACCGAATTCGTAGCAATCCGATACGGACGGCCGACGACTGGGACGAACAGCGACGGCGCGCCCGAGAGGACCCCGGCGCGTTCCACGGCGACATCGCGAAACGCGAACTCCATTGGTTTCTCCCCGACGACGGCGCGTGGGCGAGTCTCGACGCCGACGCCGAGACGTGGACCGGCTTCGAGGGGTGTATGCCGACGGAACTCGACTACGACGCGGAATACGAACCGTGGGACGTGGCCTTCGACGATTCGGACCCGCCGCTGTATCGGTGGTTCGCCGGCGGCCTGACGAACGCCTGTTTCAACGAAGTCGACCGCCACGTTCTCGCCGGCCACGGCGAGGAAATCGCCTACCACTTCGAGGGCGACCGGTGGGACCAACTGCAAAACGACGGCCGAGGCGGGCCGGTCGTCTCCGAGGCTATCTCCCGACGGGAACTGCTGTACGAGGTCGTCGTCGCGGCCGAGGTGCTCCGTGACCTCGGCGTCGAGAAGGGCGACCGCGTCGCGCTCAACATGCCGAACGTCCCCGAGCAAATCTACTACATCGAGGCCTGCAAGCGCCTCGGCGTCGTCTACACGCCGGTGTTCGGCGGGTTCAGCGACAAGACCCTCTCGGACCGCATCGCCGAACTCGGCGCCGACGTGCTCGTGACAGCCGACGGCGGCTACCGGAACGCCGAGGTGACGCCGTACAAGGAGGCCTACGCCGACCCGGCCCTGGAGGAGTACCTCCCGACGGAGACCGTTCTCGATGTCGTCGACCGGACGCTTTCGACCCTCGACCTCTCCGAGGAGCAGGCCGCGACCGTCCGCGAGGGCGTCGAATCCGCCATCGAGGGCGAGATAACCGTCGACAGAGCCGACGCGATGCGCGGTGTGGGACACGCCCTGGATTCGCTGTCGCTGTCGCCCGAGCGGGCGTCGGCGGTGCGGACCGAACTCGCCTCGGCGCTCGTCGGTGCCGACCACGTCGTCGACGATGTGGTGGTCGTCGAACACACCGGCCACGAGATTCAGTGCTACGAGCGGGACTCGTGGGCCCACGAGTTGGAAGCCGAGGCGGGCGAGCGCGTCCTCGAAAACGCCCGAGACGCCGGCTTCGACGTGGAGACGCCTGAGGCGCTGGAGGAACTCTCCGACCGAGAGTTCGTCGAGGCGCTGTGGGCGAGCAACGAACCCGAACCGGTCGACGCGGAGTACCCGCTGTTCGTCATCTTCACGAGCGGGTCGACGGGGAAGCCGAAGGGCGTCGTCCACGTCCACGGCGGCTACACCGCCGGCATCGCACATACGATGTCGGTGTCCTTCGACGTGGTGCCGGGCGAGGACACGATATTCGTCGTCGCCGACCCCGGGTGGATTACGGGGCAGTCGTATCTCATCAGCGCCTCGCTTTCGACGCGGACGACCGGCGTCATCGCCGAGGGGTCGCCGCTGTACCCCGACGCCGGCCGATTCACCTCCATCATCGAACGCTACGGCGTGACGGCGTTCAAAGCCGGCGTCACGTTCCTGAAGACGGTGATGGAAGACGAGGAGAACGTCGCCGACATGGAGGCGTGGTCGACCGACTCGCTGCGCGTGGCGACGTTCTGTGCGGAGCCGGTCAGTCCGGCCGTCCAGAAGTTCGGCATGGAGGCGGTGTGTGAGTGGTACATCAACTCCTACTGGGCGACCGAACACGGCGGCATCGTCTGGACGCACTTCTTCGGCAACGAGGACTTCGAGTTGCGCCCGGACGCCCACACCTACCCCTGTCCGTGGGTGTTCGGCGACGTGTGGCGCAAAGCGGAGACCGCAGACGGCGTCCGCTTCGAGGACGCCGACGTGGGCGAGCGCGGCGAAATCATCATCCGAGAGCCGTACCCGTATCTGATGCGGACGGTGTGGGGCGACTTGGAGGGATGGGACCCCGAGAATCCGACCGACTGGACGGGCAACCGCCAGCGCTTCGAAGACACCTACTGGGTCGAAAAGGAGGGCGAGCTCGCCTACCTGCAGGGCGACGTGGCAAAGCAGTACGACGATGGTTCGTTCTCCCTGCACGGTCGCTCCGACGAGGTCATCAACGTCTCCGGCCACCGGATGGGCACCGAGGAACTGGAGGGCGCGATGTTGCGCGACAAGCAACTGAACCCGGAGACGCCGGTCGCAAACGTCGTCGTCGTGGGCGCGCCCCACCACGAGCAGGGTCTCGTTCCGGTCGCCTTCGTCCAGACGCGGGAGGGGACGGAACTGACCACGGAGGTCGAACGCCGGCTGGCCCGCCTCGTCAGAGAGGAGAAAGGCGTCGTCGCGGTGCCCGATTCGTTCATCGAGGTCGAGGCGTTCCCCGAGACCCGCTCGGGGAAGTACATGCGCCGAATGCTGACGGCGATGCTGTCGGGTGAGGACCCCGGCGACACGACGACGCTGAAGAACCCGGGGGCGGTCGAGGCGATTCGGCCGAAGGCCGAGCGGTGGCGGCGACGGCAGCGCATCGCCCGCGAACAGGAGGTTCTCGACGAGTATCGGTTCTTCACGGTGCAGTACAACACGGTTCCGGGGGCCGATGCGGACGTGGCGACGGTCGTCATCGACAACCCGCCGGTCAACGCGCTCACCGAGCGGGCGCTGGACGAACTCAACACCGTCGCGAACCACCTCGACCGCCGCGAGGACGTGGACGCGGTCGTCCTCGCCAGCGAGAGCGAGGCGTTCGTCGCCGGCGCCGACATCGAGCAGTTCCTCGAAGAGGTCCACGAGGCCGACACCGCCCGGACGCTGGCGACGAAGGCCCACGAGGCCTTCCGGAAACTGGAGACGCTCTCGGTACCGGTCGTCGCGGCCGTCAACGGCGTCGCCCTGGGCGGCGGCAACGAACTGCAGTTGGCGACCCACTACACCGTCGCCGACGACCACGCCGAGTTCGGGCAACCGGAACTCCGGTTGAACCTCATCCCCGGCTACGGCGGCACTCAGCGCCTGCCGCGAGTCCTCGCCGAGGAGCGCGGAACGGAGGGTATCGTCGACGCGGTGACGATGATAACGAACGGCCGGTCGGTCGACGCCGACGACGCCGAGGCGATGGGACTTATCGACGAGGTGGCGACCGAAACGACGGCCCGGTCGCGGGCGGCGGCGCTCGCACGGGCCCACGTCCGCGGCGAAACGGCGACGCTTCGCGACGCCCAGGAGGACCGAGGGGCCGCTCGCGAGCGCTGGCGGACGCCCGGCGAGTTCGACGAAGATGTCCTCGACGACCCTGACGTGGCTCGCAACCGACGGCAGTGTGAACACGCGAGCGCCGGCCGGGCGGCCGCCTTCGACCGCGCTGTCGACGCCATCCGGACGGGCTTCGAGGACGGCATCGAGACGGGGTATGCGACCGAAGCAGAGCACTTCGGGGCCGCCGTCGTCGACCCCGACGGTGGCAAGACCGGCATCGAGAAGTTCCTCGACAAGCGAAGCGAGCCGTTGCCGCTTCGACCACGGGAGGCTCCCGGTATCGAGGACGCCGAGGAGCTAATCGACTCGGGCGAGGCCATTCCCGTCGGCGAGCCGTTCTACCCCGGCGTCGACGAGGTCCCAGATTGGCAGTTCGGCTTCGCCGTCGAGAAGGCCCCCGAGACGGGCGAACCGAACCACGGCGACCCACTCGAGGCGGAACTCGAGGGTGTCTACCCGGTCGAAGAGCCCGGTCCCAACGAGGTGTTGTTGTACGTCCTCGCCAGCGAGGTGAACTTCAACGACATCTGGGCGGTGACCGGCATCCCCGTCAGCCAGTTCGACAACCACGACAGCGACCGCCACATCACCGGAAGCGGTGGCGTCGCCCTCGTCGTCGAGCAGGGGGCGGCCGTCCGCGGGCAGGGCCGCGTACAGGTCGGCGACCTCGTCACCGTCTACTCGGGACAGAGCGACCTGCTGTCGCCGCGGATGGGCTTGGACCCGATGTACGCGGGTTTCAGCATCCAAGGCTACGAGGAACCCGACGGCAGTCACCAGCAGTTCATGGTCGCACAGGGGCCGCAGGTCCATCCGATTCCGGCCGAGGC contains:
- a CDS encoding AMP-binding protein — its product is MNDSDAPRPPDRIRSNPIRTADDWDEQRRRAREDPGAFHGDIAKRELHWFLPDDGAWASLDADAETWTGFEGCMPTELDYDAEYEPWDVAFDDSDPPLYRWFAGGLTNACFNEVDRHVLAGHGEEIAYHFEGDRWDQLQNDGRGGPVVSEAISRRELLYEVVVAAEVLRDLGVEKGDRVALNMPNVPEQIYYIEACKRLGVVYTPVFGGFSDKTLSDRIAELGADVLVTADGGYRNAEVTPYKEAYADPALEEYLPTETVLDVVDRTLSTLDLSEEQAATVREGVESAIEGEITVDRADAMRGVGHALDSLSLSPERASAVRTELASALVGADHVVDDVVVVEHTGHEIQCYERDSWAHELEAEAGERVLENARDAGFDVETPEALEELSDREFVEALWASNEPEPVDAEYPLFVIFTSGSTGKPKGVVHVHGGYTAGIAHTMSVSFDVVPGEDTIFVVADPGWITGQSYLISASLSTRTTGVIAEGSPLYPDAGRFTSIIERYGVTAFKAGVTFLKTVMEDEENVADMEAWSTDSLRVATFCAEPVSPAVQKFGMEAVCEWYINSYWATEHGGIVWTHFFGNEDFELRPDAHTYPCPWVFGDVWRKAETADGVRFEDADVGERGEIIIREPYPYLMRTVWGDLEGWDPENPTDWTGNRQRFEDTYWVEKEGELAYLQGDVAKQYDDGSFSLHGRSDEVINVSGHRMGTEELEGAMLRDKQLNPETPVANVVVVGAPHHEQGLVPVAFVQTREGTELTTEVERRLARLVREEKGVVAVPDSFIEVEAFPETRSGKYMRRMLTAMLSGEDPGDTTTLKNPGAVEAIRPKAERWRRRQRIAREQEVLDEYRFFTVQYNTVPGADADVATVVIDNPPVNALTERALDELNTVANHLDRREDVDAVVLASESEAFVAGADIEQFLEEVHEADTARTLATKAHEAFRKLETLSVPVVAAVNGVALGGGNELQLATHYTVADDHAEFGQPELRLNLIPGYGGTQRLPRVLAEERGTEGIVDAVTMITNGRSVDADDAEAMGLIDEVATETTARSRAAALARAHVRGETATLRDAQEDRGAARERWRTPGEFDEDVLDDPDVARNRRQCEHASAGRAAAFDRAVDAIRTGFEDGIETGYATEAEHFGAAVVDPDGGKTGIEKFLDKRSEPLPLRPREAPGIEDAEELIDSGEAIPVGEPFYPGVDEVPDWQFGFAVEKAPETGEPNHGDPLEAELEGVYPVEEPGPNEVLLYVLASEVNFNDIWAVTGIPVSQFDNHDSDRHITGSGGVALVVEQGAAVRGQGRVQVGDLVTVYSGQSDLLSPRMGLDPMYAGFSIQGYEEPDGSHQQFMVAQGPQVHPIPAEATLEEAGSYVLALGTVYRALFTTLDIESETAMFVEGGATGTGWESVRTATRNGVSVTGLCSSADRADRIRSAGAQAIDRTEAPYDDIWGPIPRDPEAWGDWKEAGQPFVEAFESHHGTRADYAVSHAGEQSFPRTFQTLGEGGTLTFWGASTGYELTFLGKPGSETPETMFDRVDLRAGDGVVVYYGTDTGPDDVLDEVGLRAIEAAREKDATVVVVAYTDEQREFVESLGYGDSVAGSYSIEGLQRREDDFEWPETMPELPHPQADPEAFKQAVQAYTDSAFKPLGKAIGEHLRTPENPRGYPDVVFERAGQDSLGVSTMLVRPHTGRVVYSESLEDRRYSFYAPQVWMRQREIHMPTASILGSHLSNAYEVQQLNAAIDAGALDITTPELVDWEDLPDAHQAMWDNEHDAESYVANHALPTDGLRTRDELFKAWGRKE